From a region of the Odoribacter splanchnicus DSM 20712 genome:
- a CDS encoding nucleoid-associated protein, whose product MINFENSDISNIVIHHVGNKFEGGGLTLSDGCFLPEDPDVVNLLKSYFLSAFKKDAYYNFLPYEEELMNNPVYASVSQIFDNESEFYQQSVQIAEHLFEQSNNPNIKPGELYIVHFRNCNVEEGVCDAVGIFKSETKDTFLKIVMNQNTYQLVGESGINIKKLDKACIVFNVNRDNGYKVCILDKTNTKEAIYWTTDFLGLEPAEASYFQTSNYLNLCKDFVKDIYNQENDVPRADQIDMLNRSINFFKDADVFSEERFKQEVVQEPEVINAFENFKCQYETDNNVELTDQFAISDFAVKDEKKYFKHVLKLDKNFHVYIHGEKKYIRKGYDPDRDMNYYVLYFRNEE is encoded by the coding sequence ATGATCAATTTTGAAAATAGCGACATCAGTAATATTGTGATTCATCATGTAGGCAATAAATTCGAAGGCGGTGGGCTCACTTTGTCCGACGGTTGTTTCCTACCCGAAGATCCCGATGTGGTAAATTTATTGAAAAGTTATTTCTTGTCCGCCTTCAAGAAGGATGCTTATTACAACTTTTTGCCCTATGAAGAAGAGTTGATGAATAACCCGGTCTATGCGTCGGTTTCCCAGATCTTCGACAATGAGTCTGAATTTTATCAGCAATCTGTCCAAATAGCCGAACATCTGTTCGAACAATCCAACAACCCGAATATCAAACCCGGAGAATTGTATATCGTTCATTTTCGAAATTGTAATGTTGAAGAAGGTGTCTGTGATGCTGTCGGCATTTTCAAATCAGAAACCAAAGACACTTTTCTGAAAATAGTGATGAATCAGAATACTTATCAACTGGTGGGAGAATCGGGGATCAATATCAAAAAACTGGACAAGGCTTGTATCGTCTTCAATGTCAACCGGGACAATGGATACAAAGTTTGTATCCTGGATAAAACGAATACCAAAGAGGCGATCTACTGGACAACCGATTTCCTAGGACTGGAACCGGCTGAGGCCAGTTATTTCCAGACCTCTAATTATCTGAACCTGTGTAAGGATTTTGTAAAAGATATTTACAATCAGGAGAATGATGTACCACGGGCAGACCAAATAGACATGCTCAACCGATCGATTAATTTCTTTAAGGATGCGGACGTCTTTTCGGAAGAACGTTTCAAACAAGAAGTCGTACAAGAACCCGAAGTAATCAATGCTTTCGAGAACTTCAAATGCCAGTACGAAACGGATAATAATGTCGAACTCACCGACCAGTTCGCCATATCGGATTTTGCTGTGAAGGATGAGAAAAAATATTTTAAACATGTCCTTAAATTAGACAAGAATTTTCACGTCTATATTCACGGAGAAAAAAAATATATCCGCAAAGGTTACGATCCTGACCGAGATATGAATTATTACGTACTCTATTTTCGGAATGAAGAGTAA
- the rpsF gene encoding 30S ribosomal protein S6, translated as MLNHYETVFITTPVLSEQQIKEAVEKFKNTITDNGGTIEHEEAWGLRKLAYPIQKKTTGFYHLLQFEAEGALVDKLETAYRRDERVIRFLTFRLDKYAYEYTLKRRSKYAAKQEEK; from the coding sequence ATGTTGAATCATTACGAGACCGTTTTCATTACAACTCCCGTTTTATCTGAACAACAGATAAAGGAAGCGGTAGAAAAATTCAAGAATACCATCACCGATAATGGTGGTACGATTGAACATGAGGAAGCTTGGGGACTTCGCAAGCTGGCTTATCCGATCCAGAAAAAGACGACCGGATTCTATCATTTGTTACAGTTTGAAGCAGAAGGTGCACTGGTTGACAAACTGGAAACCGCTTACAGACGTGACGAGAGAGTTATTCGTTTTTTAACGTTTAGATTAGACAAGTATGCTTATGAGTATACTTTAAAAAGAAGAAGTAAATACGCAGCTAAACAAGAGGAGAAATAA
- a CDS encoding SDR family oxidoreductase: protein MRDKVVIITGASSGIGKALAYELAHQGAKVVLAARNIEELLHIEQDLRQQGAEVLSVRTDVTKELACKELIEQAYARFGRIDALINNAGISMRALLEDLEPAVLRKVMDVNFWGTVYCSKYALPYLLESKGSLVGVISIAGFIGLPGRTGYAASKFAVRGFLNTVRIENMKKGLHVMVAAPGFTASNIRKTALNANGRQQGESPRNENKMMTAEKCAAIIVKGIRKRKREIIMTFVEGKLAVFLSKWLPGLVDRLSYSLMAKEPDSPFK, encoded by the coding sequence ATGCGGGATAAAGTCGTTATTATTACTGGTGCGTCGTCCGGAATTGGTAAAGCTTTAGCATACGAATTGGCACATCAAGGAGCTAAAGTTGTCTTAGCAGCAAGAAATATTGAGGAATTACTTCATATCGAACAAGATTTAAGACAGCAAGGAGCTGAGGTGTTGTCGGTACGTACCGATGTGACGAAAGAATTGGCTTGTAAAGAATTGATCGAACAAGCTTATGCCCGTTTCGGACGGATCGATGCTTTGATCAACAATGCCGGAATTTCTATGCGCGCTTTGTTGGAAGATCTGGAACCGGCAGTACTCCGCAAAGTAATGGATGTCAATTTCTGGGGAACCGTATATTGTTCGAAATATGCCTTACCTTATTTATTGGAATCCAAAGGAAGTTTGGTCGGAGTGATTTCTATTGCAGGATTTATAGGTCTGCCGGGACGTACAGGCTATGCGGCCAGTAAATTTGCCGTTCGTGGATTTTTGAATACCGTCCGGATCGAAAATATGAAAAAAGGACTTCATGTGATGGTGGCAGCCCCCGGTTTTACAGCTTCCAACATACGGAAAACTGCTTTGAATGCCAATGGACGGCAACAAGGAGAAAGTCCCCGGAACGAAAACAAAATGATGACTGCCGAGAAATGTGCTGCAATCATCGTGAAAGGAATCAGAAAAAGAAAAAGAGAAATTATAATGACTTTTGTAGAAGGTAAATTAGCCGTATTCTTAAGTAAATGGTTGCCGGGTTTAGTGGATCGGCTCAGTTATTCACTGATGGCAAAAGAACCGGATTCTCCTTTTAAATAA
- the mltG gene encoding endolytic transglycosylase MltG, whose translation MKKTGIIVGLIVLLGLGGIAGGYYYFVQRPNITVGDDGIIFIQPGDSFETVMTTLISSGYVKNEYTLRKLAELKKYPSAVKTGRYRLVDKMNNNQLINMLRAGRQEPVHLTFNNIRTLEDFAAILSRQLGIDSTEFLQLARNAEYVKKLSFTPENFIGMFIPNTYQVYWHTPVEDFIQRMYKEYRKFWTEERLVKARKADLSPMDILILASIVEEETNIADEYPVIAGVYINRLNKGWKLEACPTLKFAWGDFSIRRVLDKHMEIDSPYNTYKNTGLPPGPVRMPSIRVIDAVLNYQHHDYMFFCAKSDFSGSHYFSRTLREHNRHANEYHRALNIKRIY comes from the coding sequence ATGAAAAAGACAGGAATAATCGTCGGCTTGATTGTTTTACTCGGCTTGGGAGGTATTGCAGGAGGTTATTATTACTTTGTGCAGCGTCCTAACATCACTGTCGGCGATGATGGGATTATTTTCATTCAGCCGGGAGATTCCTTTGAAACGGTCATGACAACACTGATCAGTAGCGGATATGTAAAAAACGAATACACCCTTCGCAAGCTTGCAGAACTGAAAAAATATCCTTCTGCAGTAAAAACCGGCCGGTATCGCCTGGTCGACAAGATGAACAATAATCAATTGATCAATATGTTACGTGCCGGTCGTCAGGAACCGGTTCACCTGACTTTTAACAATATCCGTACTTTAGAGGACTTTGCTGCGATTTTATCCCGTCAGTTGGGTATCGATTCGACCGAATTTCTGCAATTGGCCCGTAACGCCGAATATGTAAAGAAATTAAGTTTTACGCCGGAAAATTTCATCGGTATGTTTATCCCTAACACCTACCAGGTGTATTGGCATACGCCGGTTGAAGATTTTATTCAGCGGATGTATAAAGAATACCGGAAATTCTGGACAGAAGAGCGGCTAGTGAAAGCCCGGAAAGCCGACCTCTCTCCTATGGATATTCTGATATTGGCCTCGATTGTAGAAGAAGAGACCAATATTGCCGACGAATACCCTGTCATCGCAGGGGTTTACATCAATCGCTTGAATAAAGGCTGGAAGTTAGAAGCTTGTCCGACCCTGAAATTTGCCTGGGGAGATTTCTCCATCAGACGGGTGCTGGATAAACATATGGAAATAGACTCTCCTTACAATACCTATAAAAATACAGGCCTTCCTCCCGGACCGGTACGTATGCCCTCTATCCGGGTAATCGATGCGGTATTGAATTATCAGCACCACGATTATATGTTTTTCTGTGCCAAAAGTGATTTTTCCGGTAGTCACTATTTTTCCCGTACCCTGCGGGAACACAACCGGCATGCCAACGAATATCACCGTGCCCTGAATATAAAAAGAATTTATTAA
- a CDS encoding helix-turn-helix domain-containing protein yields MQERFKQLLEEKNLTATRFAAMIKVNASAMSHILNGRSKPGFDVLDKIAQAFPDVNLNWLISGKGSLYNNRISTPAKEVEKIPVQKNLFEEEEKRFPIEEKNTKAEEILRPAVSVASIPTAKGKKVKRIILFFEDGSFEDYEK; encoded by the coding sequence ATGCAAGAGAGATTTAAGCAGCTTTTGGAAGAAAAAAATCTGACAGCAACTCGTTTTGCTGCAATGATCAAGGTCAATGCTTCGGCGATGTCACATATTCTGAACGGGCGAAGTAAACCCGGATTCGATGTATTGGACAAAATTGCACAAGCTTTTCCGGACGTAAACTTAAATTGGTTGATTTCCGGTAAAGGCTCTCTATACAATAACCGTATTTCCACTCCGGCTAAAGAGGTTGAAAAAATACCTGTTCAGAAAAATTTATTTGAAGAAGAAGAAAAACGCTTTCCTATCGAAGAAAAAAATACAAAAGCAGAAGAGATTTTACGACCGGCCGTTTCCGTCGCTTCGATACCTACAGCCAAAGGAAAGAAGGTCAAACGGATTATCTTATTTTTTGAAGACGGCAGCTTCGAAGATTATGAGAAATGA
- a CDS encoding DUF3078 domain-containing protein, producing the protein MRNIFLLFLFICITGSGWAQLLYPEVMEPRTPLNGPVVNKLTGLSFPPFLYKVRQENRTIENPGVRYAIQNLKKERYPEPQVNEAINTLIRYAEDERLKHVVEYLKRYAQTMGKKEQALETLEQKITYDSIEFYKNTEYLLTGDFEEYINTDLQTFVNYIHQDSNYIWLRDASRDSVLLEIMSVADNSVRFWVNNGRMQYHRFWASNKICDTIGTWIQVMPQGNRLKIYVDEDVYQTPAIEKKHAETNEAGISNRFDDEYFKLNPMQVGQLHRRYWTYYSEVELAMSQGKLANWTSGGENSLSLLSNIRYFWNYNRNNTSWENWVHYRFGFMKNGDEDIRKNEDRFELNSKLGQRAFKHWYYTAQFNVITQLFNSYEYPQDQDKKLVANFMSPGDFTLSLGLDFKPNDRFSLFISPIAGKWNFVRDTAKIDVGRYGVEQGKRARREAGARIDLRSTQNNIFKIMNIRNELTWFMSYEKKDHYLNFESDNEEKKKIPFTVNWKLNIDFNINYFMRASIYTETIYNENNSKKLQFKENLNLGVNFRF; encoded by the coding sequence ATGAGAAATATATTTCTTTTGTTTCTGTTTATATGTATAACCGGAAGTGGTTGGGCCCAGTTGTTATATCCGGAAGTCATGGAGCCCCGGACACCACTGAACGGCCCTGTGGTAAATAAACTGACGGGGCTCTCCTTCCCTCCTTTTCTCTACAAAGTAAGACAGGAAAACCGGACTATTGAAAACCCGGGAGTCCGGTATGCCATACAAAATCTGAAGAAGGAACGTTATCCGGAACCACAGGTCAATGAAGCCATCAATACCCTGATTCGCTATGCTGAAGATGAAAGATTAAAGCATGTGGTGGAGTATCTGAAAAGATATGCCCAAACGATGGGAAAAAAGGAACAAGCCCTGGAAACACTCGAACAAAAGATTACCTATGATAGTATCGAATTTTATAAAAATACTGAGTATTTACTGACCGGAGATTTTGAAGAATATATCAATACCGATTTACAGACCTTTGTCAACTATATTCATCAGGATTCCAATTATATATGGCTTAGGGATGCCAGCCGGGATTCTGTCCTGCTGGAAATCATGAGTGTGGCCGATAACTCTGTTCGCTTTTGGGTCAATAACGGGCGGATGCAATATCATCGTTTTTGGGCTTCCAATAAAATATGCGACACGATCGGCACCTGGATTCAGGTGATGCCACAAGGTAACCGGCTGAAAATCTATGTTGACGAAGATGTATACCAGACTCCCGCCATAGAGAAAAAACATGCTGAAACCAATGAAGCCGGCATTTCCAATCGCTTCGACGATGAATATTTCAAGCTCAATCCGATGCAGGTCGGGCAGTTACATCGGAGATACTGGACTTATTATTCCGAAGTCGAGTTGGCCATGAGTCAGGGTAAACTGGCCAACTGGACCAGTGGGGGGGAAAATTCCTTATCCCTGTTGAGTAATATCCGTTATTTCTGGAATTACAACCGGAATAATACCAGCTGGGAAAACTGGGTACACTATCGCTTCGGTTTCATGAAAAATGGGGATGAAGATATCCGGAAGAATGAAGATCGCTTTGAGTTGAACTCGAAATTGGGACAAAGGGCCTTTAAACATTGGTATTATACCGCCCAGTTCAATGTCATTACCCAGCTTTTCAACTCCTACGAGTATCCGCAGGATCAGGACAAGAAACTGGTTGCCAATTTTATGAGCCCGGGAGATTTCACCCTGTCATTGGGTCTTGATTTTAAGCCTAACGATCGTTTTTCGTTGTTTATCTCCCCTATTGCCGGTAAATGGAATTTTGTCCGGGATACGGCGAAAATCGACGTCGGACGTTATGGAGTGGAACAAGGTAAACGGGCCAGAAGGGAGGCCGGTGCAAGAATAGACCTGAGGAGCACGCAAAACAATATCTTTAAAATCATGAACATCAGGAACGAATTGACCTGGTTTATGAGTTATGAAAAAAAAGACCATTATCTGAATTTTGAATCCGATAACGAAGAAAAAAAGAAAATTCCTTTTACAGTAAACTGGAAACTCAATATAGACTTTAATATCAACTATTTCATGAGGGCTTCGATTTATACGGAAACTATTTATAATGAGAACAATTCCAAAAAGTTACAATTCAAGGAAAATTTGAATCTGGGTGTAAATTTCAGATTCTGA
- a CDS encoding dihydroorotate dehydrogenase, translated as MADLNINLNGLELKNPVLTASGTFGYGLEFQDFIQLDKLGGFIVKGTTLKHREGNSYPRMAETPSGMLNAVGLQNKGVDYFIERIYPEIKDIETNILVNVSGSTITDYAETAEKINALDHIPAIELNISCPNVKEGGMAFGTSCASAAEVVKAVRRVYKKHLMVKLSPNVTNIQEIALAVESEGADSVSLINTLLGMAIDAKKRKPVLSTITGGLSGACVKPIALRMVWQVAKAVKIPVVGLGGIMCATDAIEFLLAGASAVQIGTANFIDPAITVKIIEGINDYLDENGCKSVKEIIGLI; from the coding sequence ATGGCAGATTTAAATATAAACCTCAATGGCTTAGAGCTAAAAAATCCTGTATTGACAGCATCAGGAACATTTGGTTATGGTTTAGAATTCCAAGATTTCATTCAACTCGATAAGTTGGGTGGATTTATAGTAAAAGGTACTACCCTAAAACACCGCGAAGGGAATTCCTATCCCCGTATGGCTGAAACCCCGTCCGGTATGTTGAATGCAGTCGGCTTGCAAAATAAAGGGGTCGATTATTTCATCGAACGTATTTATCCGGAAATAAAGGATATCGAAACGAATATTCTGGTAAATGTTTCCGGGTCTACCATCACTGATTATGCGGAGACTGCAGAAAAAATCAACGCCTTGGATCACATCCCTGCCATCGAATTGAATATTTCCTGTCCCAATGTAAAGGAAGGTGGAATGGCTTTCGGTACCAGTTGTGCTTCTGCTGCCGAAGTCGTAAAAGCAGTCAGACGGGTATACAAAAAGCATTTGATGGTAAAATTATCCCCCAATGTGACTAATATACAGGAAATAGCTTTGGCTGTAGAAAGTGAAGGAGCCGATTCGGTTTCTCTGATCAATACTCTGCTGGGAATGGCTATCGACGCCAAAAAACGCAAACCCGTTTTAAGTACGATTACCGGGGGATTGAGCGGAGCTTGTGTAAAACCGATCGCTCTACGTATGGTTTGGCAAGTCGCTAAAGCAGTAAAGATTCCGGTTGTCGGCCTTGGAGGAATCATGTGTGCGACCGATGCTATCGAATTTTTATTGGCAGGCGCTTCTGCTGTTCAAATCGGAACCGCTAATTTTATCGATCCGGCGATCACCGTAAAAATAATCGAAGGTATAAACGATTATCTGGATGAAAATGGTTGTAAGTCTGTCAAAGAAATTATCGGACTGATATAA
- the uvrA gene encoding excinuclease ABC subunit UvrA, giving the protein MNKPYIDLKGVRVHNLKNIDLKIELNKLIVITGVSGSGKSSLAFDTLYAEGQRRYVESLSSYARQFLGRLNKPECDYIKGIPPAVAIEQKVNTSNPRSTVGTSTEIYDYIKLLYARAGQTISPISGREVKRDHTDDITRYILEDHLGKTVIILARPEHLQDVETLKLLLSQGFTRIKSGKAYHRIDDILAENKVLSSPSDLYLVIDRINITQEKDTASRVSESVETALYEGKGECFIEIDGEIRSFSNRFEADGMSFVVPTVNTFSFNSPLGACPKCEGYGKILGIDEDLVVPNKSLSIYEEAVLCWRGEKMSEWKNELVKHAHKVNFPIHTPYYELTEAEKNILWNGCPYFGGIYDFFNYLESKKYKIQNRVMIARYTGKTKCPECHGTRLKPEASYVKIGGKSVPELVEMPVSDLKVFFDTLSLTPAQNKVAERILPDIKNRLEFLLEVGLGYLTLNRLSSSLSGGESQRINLATSLGSALVGSLYILDEPSIGLHSRDTGQLIKVLKKLRDLGNTVIVVEHDEDIIKAADQVIDIGPQAGRLGGEVVFQGDMKALKTAGTLTADYIFGKRKIEVPARRRPWKQKITISGATENNLKNITVDIPLKIMTAITGVSGSGKSTLIKTILVPALKKLYGDYSDRTGSFDKLTGDLKAITGVEFIDQNPIGKSTRSNPVTYLKAWDDIRKIFSDTQAAKVQGFKPAHFSFNVPGGRCEECQGEGIIKVEMQFMADVFLECEHCKGRRFKDEVLEISYKGKNIYDILEMTVNQALEFFSAGNGHSERSIVDKLQKLVDVGLGYVKLGQSSSTLSGGESQRVKLAYHLSRENADPTLFVFDEPTTGLHFHDIHKLMSSLNALIERGHSVLIIEHNMDVIKCADYVIDLGPEGGKEGGRIVCTGTPEQVVKCPESYTGHYLKEKLQ; this is encoded by the coding sequence ATGAATAAACCATATATTGATTTGAAGGGTGTACGGGTGCACAATCTGAAAAATATCGATCTGAAAATCGAACTCAATAAACTGATTGTCATCACGGGAGTATCAGGTAGCGGCAAATCTTCTTTGGCTTTCGACACGCTATATGCCGAAGGTCAGCGCCGGTATGTCGAGAGTCTGTCGTCGTATGCCCGGCAGTTTCTGGGACGTCTGAATAAACCGGAATGTGATTATATCAAAGGAATTCCCCCTGCCGTTGCAATCGAACAGAAGGTAAATACTTCTAATCCACGCTCGACGGTAGGTACTTCTACAGAAATATACGATTATATCAAATTATTATATGCCCGGGCAGGACAAACCATATCCCCGATATCGGGACGGGAAGTAAAAAGAGATCATACTGACGACATTACCCGGTATATTCTGGAAGACCACCTCGGCAAAACTGTTATTATCCTGGCACGTCCTGAACATTTGCAGGATGTGGAAACTTTAAAATTGTTGTTGAGCCAGGGATTTACCCGTATAAAATCAGGAAAAGCATATCACCGGATCGACGATATCCTCGCTGAAAATAAAGTTCTTTCGAGCCCATCCGATCTATATCTCGTCATCGACCGGATCAACATCACCCAGGAAAAAGATACCGCTTCCCGGGTTTCCGAATCGGTAGAAACGGCCCTGTATGAAGGAAAAGGAGAATGTTTTATAGAGATCGACGGGGAAATTCGCTCCTTTTCCAATCGTTTCGAAGCAGACGGTATGAGCTTTGTCGTGCCTACAGTCAATACCTTTAGTTTCAACTCTCCCTTGGGAGCCTGTCCGAAATGTGAAGGATATGGGAAAATTCTGGGTATAGACGAAGACTTGGTCGTTCCGAATAAATCGCTCAGTATCTACGAAGAAGCTGTGCTGTGTTGGAGAGGGGAAAAAATGAGCGAATGGAAAAACGAATTGGTGAAACATGCACACAAAGTTAATTTCCCGATTCATACTCCCTATTATGAATTGACAGAAGCGGAAAAGAATATCCTATGGAACGGATGTCCGTACTTTGGAGGAATTTACGATTTCTTCAATTATTTGGAATCCAAAAAATACAAAATTCAAAACCGGGTGATGATTGCCAGGTATACAGGAAAGACCAAGTGCCCAGAATGCCATGGTACTCGCTTAAAACCCGAAGCTTCATACGTGAAGATCGGCGGTAAATCGGTGCCCGAACTGGTTGAAATGCCGGTATCCGATCTGAAAGTATTCTTCGATACCCTTTCTTTGACTCCGGCTCAAAACAAAGTGGCAGAAAGGATCCTTCCCGATATTAAGAACCGACTTGAATTTTTACTTGAAGTAGGTTTGGGTTATCTCACTCTGAACCGGCTTTCTTCTTCACTTTCAGGTGGAGAATCCCAGCGGATCAATTTAGCTACTTCCCTGGGTTCGGCTTTGGTCGGCTCGCTCTATATCCTGGATGAACCTAGTATCGGATTACATTCCCGGGATACCGGACAATTGATCAAAGTATTGAAAAAACTAAGGGATTTGGGAAATACCGTCATCGTCGTCGAGCATGACGAAGACATCATTAAAGCAGCCGATCAGGTGATCGACATCGGCCCTCAGGCTGGACGCCTGGGGGGTGAAGTTGTATTTCAGGGCGATATGAAAGCACTGAAAACTGCCGGTACGTTAACCGCCGATTATATTTTCGGGAAGCGTAAAATCGAAGTTCCTGCCCGGAGACGTCCCTGGAAACAAAAAATAACAATCAGCGGAGCAACCGAGAATAACCTGAAAAATATCACTGTCGATATTCCTTTGAAAATCATGACTGCGATTACCGGAGTCAGCGGTTCAGGTAAAAGTACTTTGATAAAAACGATTCTGGTACCTGCCTTAAAGAAATTATATGGAGATTATTCCGATCGCACAGGTAGTTTCGATAAACTCACCGGAGATTTGAAAGCCATTACCGGAGTCGAATTTATCGACCAAAATCCGATAGGAAAATCTACACGCTCCAATCCGGTTACCTATTTAAAGGCTTGGGACGATATCCGTAAAATTTTCTCAGATACACAAGCTGCTAAGGTACAAGGCTTTAAACCGGCACATTTTTCTTTCAACGTACCCGGTGGGCGTTGTGAAGAATGTCAGGGAGAAGGAATTATTAAAGTGGAAATGCAATTTATGGCGGATGTATTTCTGGAGTGTGAACACTGCAAAGGCAGACGCTTTAAAGACGAGGTACTGGAGATCAGTTATAAGGGTAAAAATATTTATGATATTCTGGAAATGACCGTAAATCAGGCCCTGGAATTTTTTTCTGCGGGGAATGGTCATAGCGAACGTAGTATTGTAGATAAGTTACAAAAATTGGTAGACGTTGGATTAGGTTATGTGAAGCTGGGCCAGTCTTCCAGTACTCTCAGCGGTGGTGAAAGCCAACGGGTCAAACTGGCTTATCATTTAAGCCGGGAAAATGCCGATCCTACCCTTTTTGTTTTCGATGAACCGACGACAGGTCTGCATTTCCACGACATTCATAAATTGATGAGTTCGTTGAATGCTTTGATCGAACGGGGACATTCCGTATTGATCATCGAACACAATATGGATGTTATCAAATGTGCCGACTATGTTATCGACCTCGGACCTGAGGGAGGAAAAGAAGGTGGACGTATCGTTTGTACCGGTACACCGGAACAAGTGGTAAAATGTCCGGAATCCTATACAGGGCACTATCTGAAAGAAAAATTGCAATAA
- a CDS encoding dihydroorotate dehydrogenase electron transfer subunit, whose translation MKKILDFTVKENRRLNADNFLLVLHSIELPEIQAGQFVNVRVDHSPSTFLRRPISVHDVDKKQGLLYLLVKIAGKGTEKLSTLKPGEQLNIILPLGNCFSQPEQGRCLLVGGGVGIAPLLHLSKELSDKGLHPVVLIGTRTVKDIILKEEYEKYATVYYTTEDGSYGEKGYPTQHTILTEQFDHIFCCGPEPMMKAVARYAYSKHIDCEVSLENTMACGIGACLCCVNDTKEGHKCVCTDGPVFNINDLKWQI comes from the coding sequence ATGAAGAAAATACTAGATTTTACTGTTAAAGAAAACCGCCGGCTCAATGCAGACAATTTTTTATTGGTATTGCATTCCATAGAGTTACCGGAGATCCAGGCAGGACAATTCGTCAATGTCAGAGTAGACCATTCCCCTTCTACTTTTTTACGCCGGCCGATATCCGTGCATGATGTGGATAAGAAACAAGGCCTGCTTTATCTTTTAGTAAAAATTGCAGGTAAAGGGACCGAAAAATTGTCCACGCTTAAGCCCGGTGAACAGTTGAATATTATACTTCCATTGGGAAATTGCTTCTCTCAACCCGAACAAGGACGATGTTTACTGGTTGGTGGCGGTGTCGGTATCGCTCCCCTTTTGCATTTATCCAAAGAACTCTCCGATAAAGGGCTACACCCGGTGGTTCTGATCGGAACCCGGACAGTGAAAGATATTATCTTAAAAGAAGAGTATGAAAAGTATGCAACGGTATACTATACAACCGAAGACGGTTCTTATGGAGAAAAGGGATATCCCACTCAGCATACCATTCTAACTGAACAATTCGACCATATCTTTTGTTGTGGCCCCGAACCGATGATGAAAGCAGTTGCCAGGTATGCTTATTCTAAACATATCGATTGTGAAGTTTCTCTGGAGAATACGATGGCTTGTGGAATCGGAGCTTGCCTTTGCTGTGTAAACGACACCAAAGAAGGTCATAAATGTGTATGTACAGACGGTCCGGTATTTAATATAAATGATTTAAAATGGCAGATTTAA
- the rpsR gene encoding 30S ribosomal protein S18, protein MAQNESEIRYLTPPTVDVKKKKYCRFRKARIKFIDYKDPEFLKKFLNEQGKILPRRITGTSVKFQRKVATAVKRARHLALLPYVTDLMK, encoded by the coding sequence ATGGCACAGAACGAAAGTGAAATCAGATATCTGACCCCCCCAACGGTGGATGTTAAAAAGAAAAAATACTGCCGTTTCAGAAAAGCAAGAATCAAATTCATCGATTACAAAGATCCTGAATTTTTAAAGAAATTTTTGAACGAACAAGGTAAAATCCTTCCCAGAAGAATCACCGGTACTTCTGTGAAATTCCAGAGAAAAGTTGCAACTGCTGTAAAAAGAGCAAGACACCTTGCTTTGTTGCCCTACGTAACCGATTTGATGAAATAA
- the rplI gene encoding 50S ribosomal protein L9 — protein sequence MQIILLTDIANLGHKDDVINVKPGYGRNYLIPQGYAILATEAAKKIVAENTKQRAHKEAKLKAEAEELAAKLAELKLTVGAKTSSTGKIFGSVNNIMISEALLAQGFDIDRKKIMLKEIKEVGTYTAVIKLHREVKVDVQFEVVSE from the coding sequence ATGCAGATTATATTATTGACAGATATCGCAAATCTGGGACATAAAGACGATGTGATCAACGTAAAACCCGGATATGGCCGTAACTACCTGATTCCTCAGGGATATGCCATTTTAGCTACCGAAGCTGCAAAGAAAATCGTTGCAGAAAATACCAAACAACGGGCACATAAGGAAGCTAAATTGAAAGCAGAAGCTGAAGAATTGGCTGCAAAACTGGCTGAATTGAAACTGACTGTAGGTGCTAAAACCAGCAGTACCGGTAAGATTTTCGGTTCCGTAAACAATATCATGATTTCAGAAGCTTTATTGGCTCAGGGATTCGATATCGACCGGAAGAAAATCATGCTGAAAGAAATTAAAGAAGTAGGAACTTATACCGCTGTCATCAAACTTCATCGTGAAGTGAAAGTCGATGTTCAGTTCGAAGTAGTTTCTGAATAA